The following proteins are co-located in the Sporolactobacillus pectinivorans genome:
- the aspA gene encoding aspartate ammonia-lyase, which translates to MSGTRTEHDFLGAKEVPVDAYYGIQTLRAVENFPITGYRISETLIQAFAMVKKSAALANMEIKHLKPKIGQAIVTAATEIIDEKWKDQFIVDPIQGGAGTSINMNVNEVIANRALELMGQEKGNYALISPNSHVNMSQSTNDSFPTATHLATIKLLKRLLDSMSMMLVEFEKKANEFDHVIKMGRTHLQDAVPIRLGQEFEAYSHVIERDIERIRQAGRPLYKVNIGATAVGTGLNADSQYTELTVKYLSKISHLPIRHVDHSVDATQNTDAYTEVSAALKICMINMSKIANDLRLMASGPRSGFHEIKLPARQPGSSIMPGKVNPVMAEVVNQVAFQVSGNDQTIALASGAGQLELNVMEPVLVFNLLQSISIMDNVFQTFTKNCLKGIEPYEETLKSYVEKSVGIITALSPYLGYEASSELARQAILSKKPIRQLCLEQHVLTRNQLQIILDPYEMTKPGISGEKQLNSCLPIH; encoded by the coding sequence ATGTCTGGCACACGGACTGAACATGATTTTTTGGGTGCTAAAGAAGTGCCCGTTGATGCATATTACGGCATACAAACGTTAAGAGCTGTTGAAAACTTTCCTATAACTGGTTATAGAATAAGCGAAACATTAATACAGGCATTCGCTATGGTTAAAAAGTCTGCAGCTCTTGCAAATATGGAGATCAAACATCTTAAGCCCAAAATTGGTCAGGCAATTGTTACGGCAGCGACAGAAATTATAGATGAAAAATGGAAGGATCAGTTTATCGTAGATCCCATTCAAGGCGGAGCCGGAACGTCGATCAATATGAATGTAAATGAAGTGATCGCAAACCGTGCATTAGAACTCATGGGCCAGGAAAAAGGAAATTATGCGCTGATTAGCCCGAATAGTCACGTCAACATGTCGCAGTCGACCAATGATTCATTTCCTACGGCAACTCACCTGGCAACGATTAAATTGCTAAAAAGGCTTTTAGATTCTATGAGCATGATGTTGGTTGAATTTGAGAAAAAGGCGAATGAATTTGACCATGTGATAAAAATGGGACGGACACACCTTCAGGATGCTGTACCCATCCGGCTTGGTCAGGAATTTGAAGCCTATAGCCATGTCATTGAACGGGACATTGAGAGAATCAGACAGGCTGGCCGTCCGCTCTACAAAGTGAATATAGGAGCCACAGCTGTGGGAACAGGGCTGAATGCAGACTCACAGTACACTGAACTAACGGTTAAATATCTGTCAAAAATCAGTCATTTGCCAATTCGCCATGTAGATCATTCAGTTGATGCGACACAGAATACGGATGCCTATACTGAAGTGTCGGCTGCGCTGAAAATATGCATGATCAATATGTCAAAAATAGCAAACGATTTACGCTTAATGGCCTCTGGTCCCCGTTCCGGATTTCATGAAATCAAGCTTCCTGCCCGGCAGCCAGGATCCTCGATAATGCCTGGAAAAGTAAATCCAGTGATGGCAGAAGTGGTTAATCAAGTCGCTTTTCAAGTGAGCGGAAATGATCAGACGATTGCACTGGCTTCGGGAGCAGGCCAACTGGAGTTAAATGTTATGGAACCTGTCCTAGTGTTCAATCTTCTTCAATCCATCAGCATCATGGACAATGTTTTTCAAACATTTACAAAGAACTGTTTAAAGGGGATTGAGCCCTATGAAGAAACATTAAAGTCCTACGTTGAAAAAAGTGTTGGAATCATTACAGCACTCAGTCCCTATTTAGGGTATGAAGCATCTTCTGAATTGGCAAGACAGGCCATCCTGTCCAAAAAACCAATCAGGCAACTCTGTTTAGAACAGCATGTGCTAACCAGAAACCAATTACAAATTATTCTTGACCCATACGAAATGACGAAACCTGGGATATCGGGAGAAAAACAGCTAAATTCCTGTCTACCCATACACTAA
- a CDS encoding ArsR/SmtB family transcription factor, whose translation MRPLIHPNIEDINLEQLLYALSDPTRLQIVTRLYNNQGEQSCSHFEDLGKKSNLSHHYRTLRENGLIHIRRNGRNSFLSLRKTELNKYFPNLIGSIMNIQKEMNTGK comes from the coding sequence GTGCGACCGCTCATTCACCCAAACATTGAGGACATTAATTTAGAACAATTATTATATGCTTTAAGTGACCCCACTCGCCTGCAAATTGTGACAAGACTCTATAATAACCAAGGAGAACAAAGCTGCTCTCATTTTGAGGATCTTGGTAAAAAGAGCAATTTGTCGCATCATTACCGGACATTAAGAGAAAATGGTCTGATCCACATACGCAGAAATGGCAGAAACAGTTTTTTATCGCTTAGAAAGACAGAGTTAAACAAGTACTTCCCAAATCTAATAGGATCTATTATGAACATTCAAAAAGAAATGAACACCGGTAAGTGA